A part of Rhinatrema bivittatum chromosome 16, aRhiBiv1.1, whole genome shotgun sequence genomic DNA contains:
- the LOC115078542 gene encoding olfactory receptor 1509-like, which produces MAEKNGTKVTEFTLLGLSHTPELQIIFFVVFLSLYLLTMAGNLLIMVTIYLDPRLHSPMYFFLSNLSFLDLCYSTVTVPRSLVDFLSHNKTISFNDCIAQLFFLHLFAGTECFLLTLMAYDRYVAICNPLRYIMVMNKSKCIQLVASTWVASFVHSITQALLTFQLPFCGPNEINHFFCDVHPLSVLACSSIFIIEAVMVANSGLIAVSCFVVLLASYTGILSTVLRIRSADGRRKAFSTCASHLTVVTLFFGPSVFMYMRPSVTFLADKVVSVFYTVITPLLNPIIYSLRNEDMKTAIKKLKGRTVTSQGA; this is translated from the coding sequence ATGGCAGAGAAGAATGGAACGAAGGTCACAGAATTCACCCTCCTGGGACTCTCTCACACTCCAGAGTTACAGATCATTTTCTTTGTGGtatttctctctctgtacctgCTCACCATGGCTGGGAATCTTCTCATCATGGTTACCATATATCTGGACCCTCGTCTGCACTCTCCCATGTATTTCTTCCTCAGCAACTTGTCCTTCTTAGATTTATGCTATTCAACGGTCACAGTTCCCAGGTCACTGGTTGACTTCCTCTCACACAACAAAACCATCTCTTTCAACGACTGCATTGCCCAGTTGTTCTTCTTGCACTTATTTGCAGGAACAGAGTGCTTTCTCCTCACCCTGATGGCTTATGACCGCTATGTGGCCATCTGCAACCCTTTGAGGTATATTATGGTAATGAACAAGAGTAAATGTATCCAATTGGTAGCATCTACATGGGTGGCCAGTTTTGTACATTCAATTACCCAGGCCCTATTAACATTCCAGCTGCCCTTCTGTGGGCCCAATGAAATAAACCATTTTTTCTGTGATGTCCACCCATTGTCCGTATTGGCCTGCTCCAGCATCTTCATCATCGAAGCTGTGATGGTTGCCAATAGTGGACTGATAGCAGTAAGCTGCTTTGTAGTTTTACTCGCCTCTTACACAGGTATCCTATCCACTGTCTTAAGGATTCGCTCAGCCGATGGGAGACGCAAAGCTTTCTCTACCTGTGCCTCTCACCTCACGGTGGTCACCTTGTTCTTTGGCCCTTCTGTCTTCATGTACATGCGGCCCTCTGTAACCTTTCTGGCTGACAAAGTGGTCTccgttttctataccgtcatcaCCCCTTTGTTAAATCCAATTATATATTCTTTGAGAAATGAAGACATGAAAACAGCCATAAAGAAACTGAAAGGCAGGACAGTAACTTCTCAGGGGGCATAG
- the LOC115078544 gene encoding olfactory receptor 1509-like, translating into MAQKNGTKVTEFTLLGLSHTPELQIIFFVVFLSLYLLTMAGNLLIMVTIYLDPRLHSPMYFFLSNLSFLDLCYSTVTVPRSLVDFLSHNKTISFNDCIAQLFFLHFFAGTECFLLTLMAYDRYVAICNPLRYTTVMNKSVCIQLVASTWVASFVHSITQALLTFQLPFCGPNEINHFFCDVHPLSVLACSSVFIIEAVMVANSGMISVSCFVILLASYTGILSTVLRIRSADGRRKAFSTCASHLTVVTLFFGPCVFMYMRPSITFPADKVVSVFYTVITPLLNPIIYTLRNEEVKTAIKKLKGRTVTSQGA; encoded by the coding sequence ATGGCACAGAAGAATGGAACGAAGGTCACAGAATTCACCCTCCTGGGACTCTCTCACACTCCAGAGTTACAGATCATTTTCTTTGTGGtatttctctctctgtacctgCTCACCATGGCTGGGAATCTTCTCATCATGGTTACCATATATCTGGACCCTCGTCTGCACTCTCCCATGTATTTCTTCCTCAGCAACTTGTCCTTCTTAGATTTATGCTATTCAACGGTCACAGTTCCCAGGTCACTGGTTGACTTCCTCTCACACAACAAAACCATCTCTTTCAATGACTGCATTGCCCAGTTGTTCTTCTTGCACTTCTTTGCAGGAACAGAGTGCTTTCTCCTCACCCTAATGGCTTATGACCGTTATGTCGCCATCTGCAACCCTTTGCGATATACCACGGTAATGAACAAGAGTGTATGTATCCAATTGGTAGCATCTACATGGGTGGCCAGTTTTGTACATTCAATTACACAGGCCCTATTAACATTTCAGCTGCCCTTCTGTGGGCCCAATGAAATAAACCATTTTTTCTGTGATGTCCACCCATTGTCCGTATTGGCCTGCTCCAGTGTCTTCATCATCGAAGCTGTGATGGTTGCCAACAGTGGAATGATATCAGTCAGCTGTTTTGTAATTTTACTCGCCTCTTACACAGGTATCCTTTCCACTGTCTTAAGGATTCGCTCAGCCGATGGGAGGCGCAAAGCTTTCTCTACCTGTGCCTCTCACCTCACAGTGGTCACTTTGTTCTTTGGCCCTTGTGTCTTCATGTACATGCGGCCCTCCATAACCTTTCCGGCTGACAAAGTGGTCTccgttttctataccgtcatcaCCCCTTTGTTAAATCCGATCATATACACTCTGAGAAATGAAGAAGTGAAAACAGCCATAAAGAAACTGAAAGGTAGGACAGTAACTTCTCAAGGGGCATAG